In Arthrobacter sp. QXT-31, one genomic interval encodes:
- the trpA gene encoding tryptophan synthase subunit alpha translates to MTAADTTHKQITSKSAIAIDKARAEGRAALIGYLPAGYPSVEETIAAGIALARNGADLIEIGIPYSDPVMDGPVIQAATTEALAKGFHVRQVFDVVAGITSQTDAAVLVMTYWNPVMRMGVDEFSRRLAEAGGAGLITPDLIPDEAAEWMEASEKYGLDRVFLVAPSSTPERMRRTVDASRGFIYAVSIMGVTGARTAVSDAANGLVAAAKAAGAERVCVGLGVSTAEQVAEIAAYADGVIVGSALVAAVRDGGVDAVAKLTKDLSTGLTRK, encoded by the coding sequence GTGACCGCAGCGGACACCACCCACAAGCAGATCACCAGCAAGTCGGCTATTGCCATCGACAAGGCCCGCGCGGAAGGTCGCGCGGCCCTGATCGGCTACCTGCCCGCCGGGTACCCCAGCGTCGAGGAAACCATCGCCGCGGGCATCGCCCTGGCGCGCAACGGCGCCGACCTGATTGAGATCGGCATCCCCTACTCGGACCCGGTCATGGACGGCCCGGTCATCCAGGCGGCCACCACTGAGGCGCTGGCCAAGGGGTTCCACGTCCGGCAGGTCTTTGACGTCGTCGCCGGCATCACCAGCCAGACCGACGCCGCCGTCCTGGTCATGACGTACTGGAATCCCGTGATGCGCATGGGCGTGGACGAGTTCTCGCGGCGCCTGGCCGAGGCCGGGGGAGCGGGGCTCATTACTCCGGACCTGATTCCTGACGAGGCGGCCGAGTGGATGGAAGCTTCGGAGAAGTACGGCCTGGACCGTGTCTTCCTGGTGGCGCCTTCCTCCACCCCTGAGCGGATGCGCCGGACCGTGGACGCGAGCCGCGGCTTCATCTATGCCGTCTCCATCATGGGCGTCACCGGCGCACGGACGGCCGTGAGCGATGCTGCCAACGGTTTGGTGGCCGCGGCCAAGGCGGCCGGAGCGGAGCGCGTGTGCGTCGGCCTCGGCGTATCCACGGCGGAGCAGGTGGCGGAGATCGCCGCCTACGCCGACGGCGTGATTGTCGGCTCGGCGCTCGTGGCAGCTGTCCGCGACGGCGGAGTGGACGCCGTCGCCAAGCTGACCAAAGACCTCAGTACCGGACTGACCAGGAAGTAA
- the trpB gene encoding tryptophan synthase subunit beta: MADAPTAGSDQGSVDAFLQGGSSLRHAPGPYFGEYGGRWMPESLIAALDELEDTFEKAKADPEFTAQIAELNKNYSGRPSLLTEAKRFAEHAGGVRIFLKREDLNHTGSHKINNVLGQALLAKRMGKTRVIAETGAGQHGVASATAAALLGLECVVYMGAEDCRRQALNVARMELLGATVIPVTNGSQTLKDAINEALRDWVANVGNTHYLLGTAAGAHPFPALVRYFHEVIGDEAREQILEQTGRLPDAVCACIGGGSNAIGIFHGFLDDPSVKIYGFEAGGDGVETGRHAATITLGRPGVLHGARSYLMQDDDGQTIESHSISAGLDYPGVGPEHSYLADIGRVSYEPITDSEAMDAFRLLCRTEGIIPAIESSHALAGAIKVGQRLAAEGGDAAEKIVIVNLSGRGDKDVATAAEWFDLLDKDSAEATIGKEGEQL; the protein is encoded by the coding sequence ATGGCCGACGCGCCAACAGCCGGCTCTGACCAGGGCTCGGTGGACGCATTCCTGCAGGGAGGCAGCTCGCTGCGCCACGCCCCGGGACCCTACTTCGGCGAGTACGGCGGCCGCTGGATGCCTGAGTCACTGATCGCCGCCCTGGACGAGCTCGAGGACACGTTCGAGAAGGCCAAAGCCGATCCCGAGTTCACCGCCCAGATCGCGGAGCTGAACAAGAACTACTCCGGCCGGCCCTCGCTCCTGACCGAGGCCAAGCGCTTTGCCGAGCACGCCGGCGGTGTCCGGATCTTCCTCAAGCGCGAGGACCTGAACCACACCGGCTCACACAAGATTAACAACGTGCTGGGCCAGGCGCTGCTTGCCAAGCGGATGGGCAAGACCCGGGTCATTGCCGAGACCGGCGCCGGGCAGCACGGCGTGGCCAGCGCGACGGCCGCGGCGCTGCTGGGCCTGGAATGCGTGGTGTACATGGGCGCCGAGGACTGTCGCCGGCAGGCGCTGAACGTGGCGCGGATGGAGCTCCTGGGCGCCACCGTCATCCCCGTCACCAACGGGTCGCAGACCCTGAAGGACGCGATCAACGAGGCTTTGCGCGACTGGGTGGCCAACGTCGGCAACACCCACTACCTGCTGGGCACGGCAGCCGGCGCCCACCCGTTCCCGGCCCTGGTCCGCTACTTCCACGAAGTCATTGGCGACGAGGCACGCGAGCAGATCCTTGAGCAGACCGGCCGGCTGCCGGATGCCGTCTGCGCCTGCATCGGCGGCGGCTCCAACGCCATCGGCATCTTCCACGGCTTCCTGGACGACCCGTCCGTGAAGATCTACGGCTTTGAGGCCGGCGGCGACGGCGTCGAGACGGGCCGCCACGCGGCCACGATCACGCTGGGCCGGCCCGGCGTGCTGCACGGCGCCCGGTCCTACCTTATGCAGGACGACGACGGCCAGACCATCGAGTCGCACTCCATCTCCGCCGGGCTGGACTACCCCGGCGTCGGGCCGGAACACTCCTACCTCGCGGACATCGGACGCGTCAGCTACGAGCCGATTACGGACAGCGAAGCCATGGACGCCTTCCGGCTGCTGTGCCGGACCGAGGGCATCATCCCCGCGATCGAGTCCTCCCACGCCCTCGCCGGTGCCATCAAGGTGGGCCAGCGGCTGGCGGCCGAAGGCGGCGACGCCGCTGAGAAGATCGTGATTGTGAACCTGTCCGGCAGGGGAGACAAGGACGTGGCAACCGCCGCGGAATGGTTCGACCTGCTGGACAAGGACTCGGCCGAGGCGACCATCGGCAAGGAAGGGGAGCAGCTGTGA
- the lgt gene encoding prolipoprotein diacylglyceryl transferase: protein MQTLLTAATLVQAGLLPAGMVPASIPSPDWSGFDIPLPWGSLRIHAYALCILAGIVVGLWLTSVRWAKRGAPEGSVWDIAIWAIPFGIIGGRLYHVFSSPDAYFGPGFDGTGDLSLIPQIQRGGLGIWGAVVLGAFGAWIGCRRAGVKLTAFMDAAAPGLLLAQAIGRWGNYFNQELFGGPTTQPWGLQVDADNANFPAGYPADTLFHPTFLYESLWNIAGVLILLALDRRFHFRRGRLFWLYAMYYTLGRVWIEAMRIDDAEQISLFGITTRLNVWTSIFVFIAALAVFIVLGRRKGGNPDSVYLPGREPAAVAAGKADGDQPASAENEGLAAGSETPRGSASAPNVTGHPARDTDAVVSDSESRGNLPDNQNGSGLASAQTEAVPASTGGTPTAAESRNTGKPGGTDTGTAPDADSSR from the coding sequence ATGCAGACGCTCCTCACCGCAGCCACGCTGGTTCAGGCCGGCCTGCTTCCAGCCGGCATGGTGCCCGCAAGTATTCCGAGCCCGGACTGGTCCGGATTCGACATTCCGCTGCCGTGGGGATCGCTCCGCATCCACGCCTACGCCCTGTGCATCCTGGCGGGCATCGTCGTCGGCCTGTGGCTGACGTCCGTCCGCTGGGCCAAGCGGGGGGCGCCTGAAGGCAGCGTCTGGGACATCGCCATCTGGGCCATCCCGTTCGGCATCATCGGCGGCCGGCTCTACCACGTGTTCTCGTCGCCGGACGCGTACTTCGGTCCGGGCTTCGACGGCACCGGGGACCTGTCGCTGATCCCACAGATCCAGCGCGGCGGCCTCGGAATCTGGGGCGCCGTGGTGCTGGGTGCCTTCGGCGCCTGGATCGGCTGCCGCCGCGCCGGGGTCAAGCTCACGGCGTTCATGGATGCGGCAGCCCCCGGGCTGCTGCTGGCGCAGGCCATCGGCCGGTGGGGAAACTACTTCAACCAGGAACTCTTCGGCGGTCCCACCACGCAGCCCTGGGGCCTCCAGGTGGACGCCGACAACGCCAACTTCCCGGCCGGCTACCCCGCCGACACCCTCTTCCACCCCACGTTCCTCTATGAATCCCTCTGGAACATCGCGGGGGTGCTGATCCTCCTGGCGCTGGACCGGCGGTTCCACTTCCGCCGCGGCCGGCTCTTCTGGCTGTACGCCATGTACTACACGCTGGGCCGGGTCTGGATCGAGGCCATGCGGATCGACGACGCCGAGCAGATCAGCCTGTTCGGCATCACCACCCGGCTGAACGTCTGGACCAGCATCTTCGTGTTCATCGCGGCTCTTGCCGTATTCATCGTGCTGGGCCGGCGCAAGGGCGGCAACCCCGACAGTGTCTACCTGCCGGGCCGGGAGCCCGCCGCTGTGGCGGCTGGGAAGGCCGACGGCGACCAGCCGGCCAGCGCTGAAAATGAGGGTTTGGCAGCTGGTTCGGAGACGCCACGCGGCTCCGCTTCCGCTCCGAATGTGACCGGCCATCCAGCCCGTGATACGGACGCCGTTGTCTCAGATAGTGAATCGCGTGGTAATCTCCCTGATAACCAAAACGGTTCCGGGCTAGCTTCTGCCCAAACGGAAGCAGTCCCGGCATCCACCGGCGGCACCCCAACCGCCGCGGAGTCGCGGAACACCGGAAAGCCCGGTGGCACAGACACCGGAACCGCGCCGGACGCCGACAGCTCGCGCTAG
- a CDS encoding HGxxPAAW family protein yields MSKATVSGTKPAAPKQHHGIDHSIDLGHGNSPAAWTCVIVMLIGALIASIAFVIANTPIFWSGIGVMVLGLLAGFIMRKAGYGVGGSKIKNSGH; encoded by the coding sequence ATGAGCAAAGCCACTGTTTCCGGTACAAAGCCCGCGGCCCCCAAGCAGCACCACGGCATCGACCACAGCATCGACCTCGGCCACGGCAACAGCCCGGCCGCCTGGACCTGCGTCATCGTCATGCTCATCGGCGCCCTCATCGCCTCCATCGCCTTCGTGATCGCGAACACCCCGATCTTCTGGAGCGGCATCGGCGTCATGGTCCTCGGCCTGCTGGCCGGCTTCATCATGCGCAAGGCAGGCTACGGCGTGGGCGGCAGCAAGATCAAGAACTCCGGCCACTAA
- a CDS encoding glutamate synthase subunit beta, producing the protein MADPRGFLKVRQRETQPRRPVPVRIMDWKEVYEAQEKGTLRAQAGRCMDCGVPFCHQGCPLGNLIPEWNDLMWRDKGEEAIERLHATNNFPEWTGRLCPAPCEASCVLGINQPAVTIKQVEVSIIDEAFDNGWVNPLPPHRLTGKTVAVVGSGPAGLAAAQQLTRVGHTVAVYERDDKIGGLLRYGIPDFKMEKEQVDRRLEQMKAEGTRFRTGVAVGTDVTWEQLRRRYDAVVIATGATVPRDLPIPGRELEGVHFAMDYLVPSNRVVAGESPENHIDARGKHVVILGGGDTGADCIGTAHRHQAASVTTLAIGKQPPLERAGHQPWPTFPTLFEVASAHEEGGERTYLASTVEFVGEDGKLTGVKVAETEFVDGKRLPKAGTERIIPADLVFLSLGFTGAEPAGITEQVNAEFDGRGNVARDGYYMTNTEGVFVAGDAGRGQSLIVWAIAEGRAAAAAVDKFLMGSTILPAPVAPTDRAIAVL; encoded by the coding sequence GTGGCTGACCCACGCGGATTTCTGAAAGTACGTCAGCGTGAAACCCAGCCGCGCCGTCCCGTTCCGGTCCGCATCATGGACTGGAAGGAAGTGTACGAGGCCCAGGAAAAGGGCACGCTGAGGGCTCAGGCCGGCCGCTGCATGGACTGCGGCGTGCCGTTCTGCCACCAGGGCTGCCCCCTGGGGAACCTGATTCCCGAGTGGAACGACCTCATGTGGCGGGACAAGGGCGAGGAAGCGATTGAGCGGCTGCATGCCACCAACAACTTCCCCGAGTGGACCGGGCGGCTCTGCCCCGCCCCGTGCGAGGCGTCCTGCGTTCTGGGCATTAACCAGCCTGCTGTCACCATTAAGCAGGTTGAGGTGTCCATCATCGATGAGGCCTTCGACAACGGCTGGGTCAACCCGCTGCCCCCGCACCGCCTCACCGGCAAGACGGTCGCCGTCGTCGGTTCCGGCCCTGCCGGCCTGGCAGCTGCGCAGCAGCTGACCCGGGTGGGCCACACCGTGGCCGTCTACGAACGGGATGACAAGATCGGCGGCCTGCTGCGCTACGGCATCCCCGACTTCAAGATGGAAAAAGAGCAGGTGGACCGCCGGCTCGAGCAGATGAAGGCCGAAGGCACCCGCTTCCGCACCGGCGTCGCCGTAGGTACGGACGTCACGTGGGAGCAGCTGCGCCGCCGCTACGACGCCGTGGTCATCGCCACCGGTGCAACGGTGCCGCGTGACCTGCCCATCCCGGGCCGCGAGCTCGAGGGCGTGCACTTCGCCATGGATTACCTGGTTCCCAGCAACCGTGTGGTGGCGGGGGAGTCCCCGGAGAACCACATTGACGCGCGCGGCAAGCACGTCGTCATCCTGGGCGGCGGCGACACCGGTGCTGACTGCATCGGCACGGCGCACCGCCACCAGGCAGCATCGGTGACCACGCTCGCCATCGGCAAGCAGCCGCCGCTGGAGCGCGCCGGCCACCAGCCGTGGCCGACGTTCCCCACCCTCTTCGAGGTGGCCAGTGCCCACGAGGAAGGCGGCGAGCGGACGTACCTCGCTTCCACCGTGGAGTTCGTGGGCGAGGACGGCAAGCTAACCGGTGTCAAGGTTGCCGAAACCGAATTTGTGGACGGCAAGCGCCTCCCCAAGGCGGGCACCGAGCGGATCATCCCCGCCGACCTGGTGTTCCTGTCGCTGGGCTTTACCGGTGCAGAACCCGCCGGTATCACGGAACAGGTCAACGCCGAGTTCGACGGCCGCGGCAACGTGGCCCGTGACGGCTACTACATGACCAACACGGAGGGTGTCTTCGTGGCAGGCGACGCCGGCCGCGGACAGTCCCTGATTGTGTGGGCCATCGCAGAAGGCCGTGCGGCCGCTGCCGCGGTGGACAAGTTCCTGATGGGCAGCACCATCCTTCCTGCACCTGTAGCTCCGACGGACCGCGCCATCGCAGTCCTGTAA
- the trpC gene encoding indole-3-glycerol phosphate synthase TrpC, with protein MTVLDDINAGVREDMEGRKRLVSLAELKDRALAAAPARDAWAALGGASADRGELKVIAEIKRRSPSKGDLASIADPASLAVQYADGGAAVISVLTEQRRFNGSLADLDAVRARVDVPLLRKDFTLDEYQIWEARAHGADLILLIVAALSDQQLREFSALSRELGMNVLVETHTPDEVERAVAADARIIGVNVRNLKTLDVDRSVFASLAGSIPSGAVVVAESGVRNADDVAHYAAHGANAILVGEALVSDATPRERIAEFTAAGAAAIAARA; from the coding sequence GTGACGGTTCTCGACGACATCAACGCCGGTGTCAGGGAGGACATGGAGGGGCGCAAGCGCCTCGTGTCCCTCGCGGAACTGAAGGACCGTGCCCTGGCGGCTGCTCCTGCCCGGGACGCCTGGGCTGCGCTCGGCGGCGCCTCCGCGGACCGCGGCGAGCTCAAAGTCATCGCCGAGATCAAGCGCCGCAGCCCCTCCAAGGGCGACCTCGCCAGCATCGCGGACCCCGCGTCGCTGGCCGTTCAGTACGCCGACGGCGGAGCCGCGGTGATCAGCGTGCTCACCGAACAGCGCCGGTTCAACGGGTCGCTGGCCGACCTGGACGCCGTCCGTGCCCGGGTGGATGTCCCGCTGCTGCGCAAGGACTTCACGCTGGACGAGTACCAGATCTGGGAAGCCCGCGCGCACGGCGCGGACCTCATCCTGCTGATCGTCGCCGCCCTGTCGGACCAGCAGCTGCGCGAATTCAGTGCCCTGAGCCGTGAGCTCGGCATGAACGTGCTGGTGGAAACGCACACGCCGGACGAAGTCGAGCGCGCGGTGGCTGCCGACGCCCGGATCATCGGCGTCAACGTCCGCAACCTCAAGACGCTCGACGTCGACCGCTCCGTTTTCGCCTCACTCGCCGGCAGCATTCCTTCCGGTGCCGTGGTGGTGGCGGAGTCGGGCGTTCGGAACGCCGACGACGTCGCGCACTACGCGGCACATGGCGCCAACGCCATCCTCGTGGGGGAGGCGCTCGTCAGCGACGCCACCCCGCGTGAACGCATCGCGGAGTTCACAGCGGCCGGGGCCGCGGCCATCGCCGCCCGGGCCTGA
- the gltB gene encoding glutamate synthase large subunit translates to MTQTLSGPSWSETNQPDAAMSPFKRFAALPEASGLYNPEQEKDACGLAIIATLRGEPGYDIVEAALTALRNLEHRGAVGADEGTGDGAGLLMQVPDEFFRAVTEFELPAPGQYVVGTAFLPAEQREADAAKAGIEALAADEGLTVLGWREVPVVADLVGAMARACMPYFSQPFFASATGEQLDRNDLDGRAWRIRKRAQNKFGVYFPSLSSRTIVYKGMLTTAQLEPFYPDLSDKRFKTKLAIVHSRFSTNTFPSWPLAQPFRTIAHNGEINTVKGNRNWMRARQSQLANPLLGDSPEELFPICTPGASDSASFDEVAELLWLSGRPITHAIMMMIPEAWENHATMDPARRAFYEYHSLLMEPWDGPAAVSFTDGNLVGATLDRNGLRPGRYWITEDGLVVFASEVGVIEVEPSKVVKKGRVSPGKMFLVDTEAGRIIGDDEVKAEVAAANPWAEWVKDNLIDLNELPEREHVVHTAASVNIRQRTFGYTTEELKILLGPMARTGAEPLGAMGSDTPVAVLSKRPRLLFDYFVQSFAQVTNPPLDAIREELVTSLTCAIGPNGNLLDTKQVRQPQVSLPFPVINNDQLAKIANIENADGDKVAMRVRGLYRPEGGEAALRARLTEICEQVSGAINRGVQYVVLSDRDSNAQWAPIPSLLLVSAVHHHLLRSANRTKTALVVEAGDVRETHHVAVLIGYGASAVNPYLAMESVEQLIAAGDVVGVTPQDGVYNLIKGLGKGVLKIMSKMGISTVASYTGAQTFEALGLGQELVDEFFAGTHSQLGGVGLDVIAAEVSARHQMAYPEGGIEQPHRPLLGGGEYQWRRDGEPHLFNPETVFRLQHATRERRYDIFKAYTKGVDDQSENLMTLRGLLKFKDGVRPAVPLEEVEPVSSIVKRFSTGAMSYGSISKEAHETLAIAMNRLGGKSNTGEGGEDVERLLDPERRSAVKQIASGRFGVTSLYLTNADDIQIKMAQGAKPGEGGQLMAQKVYPWVARTRHSTPGVGLISPPPHHDIYSIEDLAQLIYDAKRANPSARVHVKLVSEVGIGTVAAGVTKAKADVVLVSGHDGGTGASPLNSLKHAGVPWELGLAETQQTLMLNGLRDRVVVQVDGQLKTGRDVVIAALLGGEEFGFATAPLVVEGCIMMRVCHLDTCPVGVATQNPELRARFSGKPEFVVNFFEFLAEEVREILAELGFRSIEEAIGHAEVLDTRDAISHWKAEGLDLDPILHGLEFDDDAPLRNLTGQNHELDKHFDQRLITMAAEALTDRAPVKITVDVINTDRSVGTMLGHEVTKKFGTDVLATDTIDITLNGTAGQSLGAFLPAGITLRLYGDSNDYVGKGLSGGRIIVRPDRTNVFQAERNVVAGNVIGYGATSGELFLRGQVGERFLVRNSGATAVVEGIGDHGCEYMTGGQTLIIGRTGRNFGAGMSGGTAYVLDLDSARVNKEALQSGELQLLELDAEDRDIVHGLLVKHVEETESQLAARLLDNFDDTAARITKVLPRDYAAVLQTRLDAIEEGLDPDGEEVWSRILEVTGG, encoded by the coding sequence ATGACCCAAACTCTTTCAGGCCCCAGCTGGTCCGAAACGAACCAGCCGGACGCCGCCATGTCGCCGTTCAAGCGGTTCGCGGCGCTCCCAGAGGCATCCGGGCTCTACAACCCGGAGCAGGAGAAGGACGCCTGCGGTCTTGCGATTATTGCTACGCTGCGCGGTGAGCCCGGCTACGACATCGTCGAGGCAGCCTTGACGGCCCTGCGCAACCTCGAGCACCGCGGCGCCGTCGGCGCCGATGAGGGAACGGGCGACGGCGCCGGCCTCCTGATGCAGGTGCCGGACGAGTTCTTCCGTGCTGTCACCGAATTCGAACTTCCGGCTCCGGGGCAGTACGTGGTGGGTACTGCCTTCCTGCCGGCTGAGCAGCGCGAGGCCGATGCCGCCAAGGCAGGCATCGAGGCCTTGGCTGCAGATGAGGGCCTGACGGTCCTTGGCTGGCGTGAAGTTCCCGTCGTCGCCGACCTGGTCGGAGCCATGGCGCGCGCCTGCATGCCGTACTTCTCCCAGCCGTTCTTCGCCTCCGCAACCGGCGAGCAGCTGGACCGCAACGACCTGGACGGCCGCGCCTGGCGCATCCGCAAGCGTGCCCAGAACAAGTTCGGCGTCTACTTCCCGTCGCTGTCCTCGCGGACCATCGTCTACAAGGGCATGCTCACCACCGCCCAGCTGGAGCCGTTCTACCCGGACCTTTCGGACAAGCGCTTCAAGACCAAGCTGGCGATCGTCCACTCCCGCTTCTCCACCAACACCTTCCCGTCCTGGCCGCTTGCCCAGCCGTTCCGCACCATTGCCCACAACGGTGAAATCAACACCGTCAAGGGCAACCGGAACTGGATGCGCGCCCGCCAGTCGCAGCTTGCCAACCCGCTGCTGGGCGACTCGCCGGAAGAGCTGTTCCCGATCTGCACCCCCGGTGCATCCGACTCGGCCTCCTTCGACGAAGTGGCCGAACTGCTGTGGCTCTCCGGCCGCCCCATCACGCACGCGATCATGATGATGATCCCCGAGGCCTGGGAAAACCACGCCACGATGGATCCGGCACGCCGCGCGTTCTACGAGTACCACTCCCTCCTGATGGAGCCGTGGGACGGTCCGGCCGCTGTGTCGTTCACCGACGGCAACCTCGTGGGTGCCACCCTTGACCGCAACGGCCTGCGTCCCGGCCGCTACTGGATCACCGAGGACGGCCTGGTCGTCTTCGCTTCCGAGGTGGGCGTGATCGAGGTCGAGCCGTCCAAGGTGGTCAAGAAGGGCCGTGTTTCGCCCGGCAAGATGTTCCTCGTGGACACCGAGGCTGGCCGCATCATCGGCGATGACGAGGTCAAGGCCGAGGTCGCCGCGGCCAACCCCTGGGCCGAGTGGGTCAAGGACAACCTGATCGACCTCAACGAGCTGCCCGAGCGCGAGCACGTGGTGCACACCGCCGCGTCCGTGAACATCCGCCAGCGCACCTTCGGCTACACCACCGAAGAGCTGAAGATCCTGCTGGGCCCGATGGCCCGGACCGGCGCCGAGCCCCTGGGTGCCATGGGCTCCGACACCCCGGTGGCCGTGCTGTCCAAGCGCCCGCGCCTGCTCTTCGACTACTTCGTGCAGTCCTTCGCGCAGGTGACCAACCCGCCGCTGGATGCCATCCGTGAAGAGCTGGTCACCTCCCTGACGTGTGCCATTGGCCCGAACGGCAACCTCCTGGACACCAAGCAGGTGCGCCAGCCGCAGGTTTCGCTGCCGTTCCCGGTGATCAACAACGACCAGCTGGCAAAGATCGCCAACATCGAGAACGCCGACGGCGACAAGGTGGCCATGCGGGTCCGCGGCCTCTACCGCCCCGAGGGCGGCGAAGCGGCGCTGCGCGCACGGCTCACCGAAATCTGCGAGCAGGTTTCCGGCGCCATCAACCGCGGCGTGCAGTACGTGGTCCTCTCCGACCGCGACTCCAACGCCCAGTGGGCACCGATCCCGTCCCTGCTGCTGGTCAGCGCCGTGCACCACCACCTGCTGCGCAGCGCCAACCGCACCAAGACCGCCCTGGTGGTCGAGGCGGGCGACGTCCGCGAGACGCACCACGTGGCCGTGCTCATCGGTTACGGCGCGTCCGCCGTGAACCCGTACTTGGCCATGGAATCCGTCGAGCAGCTCATCGCTGCCGGCGACGTGGTGGGCGTGACCCCGCAGGACGGTGTCTACAACCTGATCAAGGGCCTCGGCAAGGGTGTCCTGAAGATCATGTCCAAGATGGGCATCTCCACCGTGGCGTCCTACACCGGCGCCCAGACGTTCGAAGCGCTGGGCCTGGGCCAGGAGCTCGTGGACGAATTCTTCGCCGGCACGCACTCCCAGCTGGGCGGCGTGGGCCTTGACGTCATCGCGGCCGAGGTGTCCGCGCGCCACCAGATGGCCTACCCGGAGGGCGGCATTGAACAGCCGCACCGGCCGCTGCTCGGCGGCGGCGAGTACCAGTGGCGCCGCGACGGCGAGCCGCACCTCTTCAACCCGGAGACGGTGTTCCGGCTGCAGCACGCCACGCGTGAGCGCCGCTATGACATCTTCAAGGCCTACACCAAGGGCGTGGATGACCAGTCCGAGAACCTGATGACCCTGCGCGGTCTGCTCAAGTTCAAGGACGGCGTGCGCCCCGCCGTGCCGCTCGAGGAAGTCGAGCCGGTCTCCAGCATCGTCAAGCGCTTCTCCACGGGTGCCATGAGCTACGGCTCCATCTCCAAGGAAGCACACGAGACCCTCGCGATCGCCATGAACCGGCTGGGCGGCAAGTCCAACACCGGTGAAGGCGGCGAGGACGTGGAGCGCCTGCTCGATCCCGAGCGCCGTTCCGCCGTCAAGCAGATCGCGTCCGGCCGCTTCGGCGTCACGAGCCTGTACCTGACCAACGCCGACGACATCCAGATCAAGATGGCGCAGGGCGCCAAGCCCGGCGAAGGCGGGCAGCTGATGGCCCAGAAGGTCTACCCCTGGGTTGCCCGCACCCGCCACTCGACTCCCGGCGTCGGACTCATCTCCCCGCCCCCGCACCACGACATCTACTCGATCGAGGACCTCGCGCAGCTCATCTACGATGCCAAACGCGCGAACCCCTCTGCCCGGGTGCATGTCAAGCTCGTCTCCGAGGTGGGCATCGGCACAGTTGCCGCCGGCGTTACCAAGGCCAAGGCCGACGTCGTGCTTGTTTCCGGGCACGACGGCGGTACCGGCGCCTCGCCGCTGAACTCGCTCAAGCACGCCGGTGTGCCGTGGGAGCTGGGTCTCGCAGAGACCCAGCAGACCCTCATGCTCAACGGCCTGCGCGACCGCGTGGTGGTGCAGGTGGATGGCCAGCTCAAGACGGGACGCGACGTCGTTATCGCTGCCCTGCTCGGCGGTGAGGAATTCGGCTTCGCCACGGCTCCGCTGGTGGTTGAGGGCTGCATCATGATGCGTGTCTGCCACCTGGATACCTGCCCGGTCGGCGTCGCCACGCAGAACCCCGAGCTTCGGGCCCGCTTCAGCGGCAAGCCCGAGTTCGTGGTCAACTTCTTCGAATTCCTGGCCGAGGAAGTCCGCGAGATTCTCGCGGAGCTTGGTTTCCGGAGCATCGAGGAAGCGATCGGCCACGCCGAGGTGCTGGACACCCGCGACGCGATCAGCCACTGGAAGGCCGAAGGCCTGGACCTGGATCCGATCCTGCACGGCCTCGAGTTCGACGACGATGCCCCGCTGCGGAACCTGACCGGCCAGAACCACGAGCTGGACAAGCACTTCGACCAGCGGCTGATCACCATGGCCGCCGAGGCACTGACTGACCGTGCCCCAGTGAAGATCACCGTTGACGTGATCAACACCGACCGGTCCGTCGGCACCATGCTCGGCCACGAGGTGACAAAGAAGTTCGGCACGGACGTGCTGGCCACGGATACCATTGACATCACGCTGAACGGCACGGCCGGCCAGTCGCTGGGTGCCTTCCTGCCTGCCGGCATCACGCTGCGCCTGTACGGCGACTCCAACGACTACGTGGGCAAGGGCCTCTCCGGCGGCCGGATCATCGTCCGCCCGGACCGCACCAACGTGTTCCAGGCTGAGCGGAACGTCGTGGCCGGCAATGTGATCGGCTACGGTGCCACGAGTGGCGAGCTGTTCCTGCGCGGCCAGGTGGGCGAACGCTTCCTGGTCCGCAACTCCGGCGCCACGGCTGTTGTTGAAGGCATCGGCGACCACGGCTGCGAGTACATGACCGGCGGCCAGACGCTGATCATCGGCCGCACCGGCCGCAACTTCGGCGCGGGCATGTCCGGCGGTACGGCCTATGTACTGGACCTCGACAGTGCCCGGGTCAACAAGGAAGCCCTGCAGTCCGGCGAACTCCAGCTCCTCGAGCTGGACGCCGAGGACCGCGACATCGTCCACGGCCTGCTGGTCAAGCACGTGGAGGAAACCGAATCCCAGCTGGCCGCGCGTCTGCTCGACAACTTCGACGACACCGCTGCCCGCATAACCAAGGTGCTGCCGCGCGACTACGCCGCAGTGCTGCAAACCAGGCTTGACGCCATCGAAGAGGGCCTCGACCCCGACGGCGAAGAAGTTTGGTCTCGAATCCTGGAGGTGACCGGTGGCTGA